Proteins encoded by one window of Lathyrus oleraceus cultivar Zhongwan6 chromosome 1, CAAS_Psat_ZW6_1.0, whole genome shotgun sequence:
- the LOC127086194 gene encoding zinc finger CCCH domain-containing protein 5 isoform X2: MNERLSERIMEEAKEKLDSEMVSRRKEKRKALKKMKRKERRKEIAEMERLEEEARLNDPEEQKKRMLLEQQEAERIERDRIAFEEREKAWIIKQQQQAQIQLQLLQQQHDDNTDNDDVLGEEEEDEEDGPPEIIWLGNEIIIKKKKPNLLLLNHPEHHHDNNRPTSNPFPPESPSQPRPNSALPDYVAQQIPNFGTELDKAHCPFHLKTGVCRFGDRCSRVHFYPDKSCTFVIKNMYNGPGLAWEQDEGLEYTDEEIQRCFEEFYEDVHTEFLKFGEIVNFKVCRNGSFHLRGNVYVQYKSLDSALLAYNSINGRYFAGKQVRCEFVNLTRWKVAICGEYKKSRYETCSRGTACNFIHCFRNPGGDYEWADSDRPPPKFWVKEMVALFGHSDDDEISRIHDKSSELKHSCNVSENSDRHHSRKSKSKEINQFNGGRSDRRKHEDERKQRTHAEEWNTDFKGNHKRNRRNRTPDIDSDMEWLEEVDREKYHEHRRKSSFNLNKDDSSRRHEEYSEVDRATVNRDHEKRHDRKGRSSRMSDWDSRDCIYEAGSDEDSDRRTHHSSQRKGSRHRSRDNNNVTDEPDKNRGHEEYFDVDWDTMTRNNEKKYGGKGMNSPKPNKGSRRHQVYEAGSDEDRHRKRHRSSQKKESRHISMDNNCVIDESDRYRRHGNTS, encoded by the exons ATGAATGAACGATTGAGCGAAAGAATAATGGAAGAAGCGAAAGAAAAATTGGATTCGGAGATGGTGAGTCGAAGGAAGGAGAAGCGAAAGGCATTGAAGAAAATGAAGAGAAAGGAGAGAAGGAAGGAGATTGCGGAGATGGAACGGTTGGAGGAGGAAGCGCGTCTCAACGATCCCGAGGAGCAGAAGAAGAGGATGCTGTTGGAGCAGCAAGAGGCCGAGAGAATCGAAAGGGATAGAATCGCTTTCGAAGAGAGGGAAAAGGCCTGGATCattaaacaacaacaacaagctcaaATTCAACTTCAACTTCTTCAGCAACAACACGATGATAACACTGATAATGACGACGTCcttggagaagaagaagaagatgaggaagatGGTCCTCCTGAGATTATTTGGCTAGGAAATGAAATAATCATCAAGAAGAAAAAGCCCAATCTCCTCCTCCTCAACCACCCC GAGCATCATCATGATAATAATAGACCTACATCAAATCCCTTTCCACCGGAATCTCCCTCTCAACCTCGCCCCAATTCAGCGCTTCCCGACTATGTTGCTCAACAAATACCTAATTTCGGTACTGAACTG GATAAAGCTCATTGTCCTTTTCACCTTAAAACCGGTGTGTGTCGATTTGGTGATCGTTGTAGCAGGGTCCATTTCTACCCCGATAAGTCCTGTACATTTGTCATCAAAAATATGTATAATGGTCCTGGCCTTGCTTGGGAACAAGATGAAGGCCTTGAG TATACAGATGAGGAGATTCAACGTTGTTTTGAAGAGTTTTATGAGGATGTTCATACAGAGTTCCTGAAGTTTGGAGAAATTGTGAACTTCAAG GTGTGTAGAAATGGTTCATTTCACTTGCGAGGAAATGTCTACGTACAGTACAAGTCGTTGGATTCTGCTCTGCTTGCTTATAACTCAATTAATGGTCGCTATTTCGCTGGGAAACAG GTCAGATGTGAATTTGTTAATTTAACAAGATGGAAGGTTGCTATTTGTGGCGAGTATAAGAAATCACGTTACGAG ACTTGTTCTCGTGGAACAGCCTGCAACTTTATCCACTGTTTCCGTAATCCTGGTGGAGACTATGAATGGGCAGATTCTGACAGACCACCCCCAAAATTTTGGGTTAAAGAGATGGTTGCTTTGTTTGGTCATTCTGATGATGATGAGATCTCGAGGATTCATGACAAATCTAGTGAACTGAAGCACTCCTGCAATGTCTCAGAAAATTCTGATAG GCATCACTCAAGAAAATCTAAATCTAAAGAGATAAATCAGTTTAATGGTGGTCGTTCTGATAGAAGAAAACATGAAGATGAAAGAAAACAAAGAACTCATGCCGAGGAGTGGAATACCGACTTTAAAGGCAACCATAAAAGGAATCGCAGGAACAGAACTCCTGATATTGATTCTGACATGGAATGGTTAGAAGAGGTAGATAGGGAAAAGTACCATGAACACAGAAGGAAAAGCTCATTTAACTTGAACAAGGATGACAGTAGCAGAAGGCATGAAGAGTATTCTGAGGTGGATAGAGCTACTGTAAACAGGGACCATGAAAAGCGGCATGATAGAAAAGGAAGGAGCTCACGAATGTCGGATTGGGATAGTAGGGACTGTATTTATGAGGCGGGATCTGATGAGGATAGTGATAGAAGAACGCATCATAGTAGCCAAAGGAAAGGATCAAGACATCGGAGCAGGGACAACAATAATGTAACTGATGAACCTGACAAAAATAGAGGCCATGAAGAGTATTTTGATGTGGATTGGGATACTATGACTAGGAACAATGAAAAGAAGTATGGGGGCAAAGGAATGAACTCGCCAAAGCCAAACAAGGGTAGTAGGCGGCATCAGGTTTATGAGGCTGGATCAGATGAGGATAGACATAGAAAAAGGCACCGCAGTAGCCAAAAGAAGGAATCTAGACACATAAGCATGGACAACAACTGCGTAATTGATGAATCTGACAGATATAGGAGACATGGAAACACATCATGA
- the LOC127086194 gene encoding zinc finger CCCH domain-containing protein 5 isoform X1 gives MNERLSERIMEEAKEKLDSEMVSRRKEKRKALKKMKRKERRKEIAEMERLEEEARLNDPEEQKKRMLLEQQEAERIERDRIAFEEREKAWIIKQQQQAQIQLQLLQQQHDDNTDNDDVLGEEEEDEEDGPPEIIWLGNEIIIKKKKPNLLLLNHPVCHEHHHDNNRPTSNPFPPESPSQPRPNSALPDYVAQQIPNFGTELDKAHCPFHLKTGVCRFGDRCSRVHFYPDKSCTFVIKNMYNGPGLAWEQDEGLEYTDEEIQRCFEEFYEDVHTEFLKFGEIVNFKVCRNGSFHLRGNVYVQYKSLDSALLAYNSINGRYFAGKQVRCEFVNLTRWKVAICGEYKKSRYETCSRGTACNFIHCFRNPGGDYEWADSDRPPPKFWVKEMVALFGHSDDDEISRIHDKSSELKHSCNVSENSDRHHSRKSKSKEINQFNGGRSDRRKHEDERKQRTHAEEWNTDFKGNHKRNRRNRTPDIDSDMEWLEEVDREKYHEHRRKSSFNLNKDDSSRRHEEYSEVDRATVNRDHEKRHDRKGRSSRMSDWDSRDCIYEAGSDEDSDRRTHHSSQRKGSRHRSRDNNNVTDEPDKNRGHEEYFDVDWDTMTRNNEKKYGGKGMNSPKPNKGSRRHQVYEAGSDEDRHRKRHRSSQKKESRHISMDNNCVIDESDRYRRHGNTS, from the exons ATGAATGAACGATTGAGCGAAAGAATAATGGAAGAAGCGAAAGAAAAATTGGATTCGGAGATGGTGAGTCGAAGGAAGGAGAAGCGAAAGGCATTGAAGAAAATGAAGAGAAAGGAGAGAAGGAAGGAGATTGCGGAGATGGAACGGTTGGAGGAGGAAGCGCGTCTCAACGATCCCGAGGAGCAGAAGAAGAGGATGCTGTTGGAGCAGCAAGAGGCCGAGAGAATCGAAAGGGATAGAATCGCTTTCGAAGAGAGGGAAAAGGCCTGGATCattaaacaacaacaacaagctcaaATTCAACTTCAACTTCTTCAGCAACAACACGATGATAACACTGATAATGACGACGTCcttggagaagaagaagaagatgaggaagatGGTCCTCCTGAGATTATTTGGCTAGGAAATGAAATAATCATCAAGAAGAAAAAGCCCAATCTCCTCCTCCTCAACCACCCCGTATGTCAT GAGCATCATCATGATAATAATAGACCTACATCAAATCCCTTTCCACCGGAATCTCCCTCTCAACCTCGCCCCAATTCAGCGCTTCCCGACTATGTTGCTCAACAAATACCTAATTTCGGTACTGAACTG GATAAAGCTCATTGTCCTTTTCACCTTAAAACCGGTGTGTGTCGATTTGGTGATCGTTGTAGCAGGGTCCATTTCTACCCCGATAAGTCCTGTACATTTGTCATCAAAAATATGTATAATGGTCCTGGCCTTGCTTGGGAACAAGATGAAGGCCTTGAG TATACAGATGAGGAGATTCAACGTTGTTTTGAAGAGTTTTATGAGGATGTTCATACAGAGTTCCTGAAGTTTGGAGAAATTGTGAACTTCAAG GTGTGTAGAAATGGTTCATTTCACTTGCGAGGAAATGTCTACGTACAGTACAAGTCGTTGGATTCTGCTCTGCTTGCTTATAACTCAATTAATGGTCGCTATTTCGCTGGGAAACAG GTCAGATGTGAATTTGTTAATTTAACAAGATGGAAGGTTGCTATTTGTGGCGAGTATAAGAAATCACGTTACGAG ACTTGTTCTCGTGGAACAGCCTGCAACTTTATCCACTGTTTCCGTAATCCTGGTGGAGACTATGAATGGGCAGATTCTGACAGACCACCCCCAAAATTTTGGGTTAAAGAGATGGTTGCTTTGTTTGGTCATTCTGATGATGATGAGATCTCGAGGATTCATGACAAATCTAGTGAACTGAAGCACTCCTGCAATGTCTCAGAAAATTCTGATAG GCATCACTCAAGAAAATCTAAATCTAAAGAGATAAATCAGTTTAATGGTGGTCGTTCTGATAGAAGAAAACATGAAGATGAAAGAAAACAAAGAACTCATGCCGAGGAGTGGAATACCGACTTTAAAGGCAACCATAAAAGGAATCGCAGGAACAGAACTCCTGATATTGATTCTGACATGGAATGGTTAGAAGAGGTAGATAGGGAAAAGTACCATGAACACAGAAGGAAAAGCTCATTTAACTTGAACAAGGATGACAGTAGCAGAAGGCATGAAGAGTATTCTGAGGTGGATAGAGCTACTGTAAACAGGGACCATGAAAAGCGGCATGATAGAAAAGGAAGGAGCTCACGAATGTCGGATTGGGATAGTAGGGACTGTATTTATGAGGCGGGATCTGATGAGGATAGTGATAGAAGAACGCATCATAGTAGCCAAAGGAAAGGATCAAGACATCGGAGCAGGGACAACAATAATGTAACTGATGAACCTGACAAAAATAGAGGCCATGAAGAGTATTTTGATGTGGATTGGGATACTATGACTAGGAACAATGAAAAGAAGTATGGGGGCAAAGGAATGAACTCGCCAAAGCCAAACAAGGGTAGTAGGCGGCATCAGGTTTATGAGGCTGGATCAGATGAGGATAGACATAGAAAAAGGCACCGCAGTAGCCAAAAGAAGGAATCTAGACACATAAGCATGGACAACAACTGCGTAATTGATGAATCTGACAGATATAGGAGACATGGAAACACATCATGA